The Rickettsiales bacterium genome includes a region encoding these proteins:
- a CDS encoding SLC13 family permease: MTIPILITLFTVLALFIAFARQVASVELLALAAASFLIITGVLKTSDFLTVFSNPAAMTVAAMFILSAALEKTGVIDYLGRAILTISGKSVMLALGTTFMLVFAGSFFINNTSIVLIMIPVMVTLAHNISLPASKLLIPLSYASILGGTCTLIGTSTNLLVDGVARTMGVAAFSMFEIFVPGLILAFIGGVYLFFIGKRLLPARKSLSEFFDQSFKRQYITQIHITEISGFAGKTLKEAGFTEENDYQPVHIIKHKDEQSKIALSRFFGGSDIAKIFREKIESKDFTSNIDPETILEIDDRLVLMTGQRQILSQAQKEQAQESAPFAPSDIVEDSTIVMEGIIAPESSFAGRQIKNLRLGEIYNVHILAVHRQKGKISMDFDDVILEVGDTLLLRGKESEIKRIFKNDELLNLSKPAHEPYDTERAPIAIAAVAFAILLAVFDILPIAGGAFVAAVSVVLVGCIKNNDAYKALHGQVLLLIYSMLAVSVAMENTGALKLIVDSIMSFTEGLSPFFIISILYLMTSAMTEVFSNNAAAVMLTPIAIGLANQMGIDPKAFAAAIMFGASASFATPIGYQTNTLVFNAGGYRFTDYLRIGLPLNIILWIAASFVIPWYWNI; encoded by the coding sequence ATGACGATACCTATATTGATAACCCTGTTTACGGTTTTGGCTTTATTTATCGCTTTTGCTAGGCAAGTAGCGTCTGTTGAGTTGTTAGCGCTTGCTGCTGCTAGCTTTCTTATTATAACCGGAGTTCTTAAAACTAGTGATTTTCTTACGGTATTTAGTAATCCAGCGGCGATGACGGTTGCCGCTATGTTTATATTAAGCGCCGCTTTAGAGAAAACAGGGGTAATTGATTATTTAGGACGAGCCATACTTACCATATCAGGAAAAAGCGTTATGCTCGCTCTTGGTACGACATTTATGTTGGTATTCGCTGGTTCTTTTTTCATTAATAATACTTCTATAGTGCTTATTATGATACCGGTTATGGTAACTCTTGCCCATAATATTTCCTTGCCAGCGTCAAAATTACTGATACCACTTTCCTACGCTTCCATACTCGGTGGAACTTGTACTCTTATCGGTACGTCAACTAATCTTTTGGTTGATGGTGTGGCAAGAACGATGGGAGTCGCGGCTTTTAGTATGTTTGAGATATTTGTTCCTGGACTAATATTAGCGTTTATCGGAGGGGTATATTTATTTTTTATTGGCAAGCGATTATTGCCAGCGAGGAAATCATTATCGGAGTTTTTTGACCAGAGCTTCAAACGCCAGTATATTACTCAAATTCATATAACCGAGATTTCTGGTTTTGCAGGTAAAACGCTTAAAGAGGCAGGTTTTACTGAGGAAAATGATTATCAGCCGGTACATATTATCAAGCATAAGGATGAGCAGTCAAAAATAGCTTTATCAAGATTTTTTGGTGGTTCTGATATCGCCAAGATTTTTCGTGAGAAAATTGAGTCTAAAGATTTTACCTCTAATATAGATCCAGAAACTATATTAGAGATAGATGATCGTTTAGTCTTGATGACTGGGCAAAGGCAGATATTAAGTCAGGCGCAAAAAGAACAAGCGCAGGAAAGTGCTCCATTCGCTCCTAGTGACATAGTTGAGGATAGCACCATAGTAATGGAAGGGATAATAGCCCCTGAATCAAGCTTTGCCGGAAGGCAGATTAAAAATTTGCGATTGGGTGAGATATATAACGTACATATACTTGCGGTACATCGGCAAAAAGGCAAAATCAGTATGGATTTTGATGATGTAATACTGGAAGTTGGTGACACGTTGTTGCTTAGAGGAAAAGAATCAGAGATAAAACGTATATTTAAGAATGATGAATTGCTTAATTTGAGTAAGCCTGCGCACGAGCCTTATGATACGGAGCGAGCGCCAATCGCTATAGCCGCTGTCGCTTTTGCCATTCTTCTTGCTGTTTTTGATATATTGCCGATAGCCGGAGGAGCTTTTGTCGCGGCGGTTTCGGTTGTTTTAGTTGGGTGTATAAAAAATAATGACGCTTATAAAGCTTTACACGGTCAAGTGTTGCTTCTCATTTACTCTATGCTTGCGGTAAGCGTAGCTATGGAAAATACTGGAGCTTTGAAGTTGATAGTAGATAGTATAATGTCATTTACGGAAGGGTTGTCGCCGTTTTTTATAATTTCTATTTTATATCTTATGACATCAGCGATGACTGAAGTGTTTAGCAATAACGCGGCGGCGGTTATGTTAACGCCAATTGCCATAGGGCTTGCTAATCAGATGGGAATTGATCCTAAAGCCTTTGCCGCCGCTATTATGTTTGGAGCGAGCGCTAGCTTTGCTACTCCCATCGGGTATCAAACTAATACATTGGTGTTCAACGCTGGTGGCTATCGCTTTACCGATTATTTAAGGATAGGGCTGCCTCTTAATATAATTTTATGGATAGCCGCTTCTTTTGTGATTCCTTGGTATTGGAATATTTAG